ATACTATTAACTTCAGCAAGTTGCTATCTGTTTCACTTGCAAGTAACCGCGGAATTAAGCGGTGAAACCTTACCTTATAGTCAAATTTCTTAAAAGGGAAATGCTATTAATGGTTCTAGACACCCATCCCAGATTAACATACCGGATGCCCGAACTCTCGAATATCAGAGATTTCCTGAATCTCTTGTCATAAATTTTCTGACAAACCAAATGTGGCATGGCGGCTGTCAGGCAGTATCTTCAGAGGGACAAAGGGCGCCCAACAACGGCGCCCTAATTATTTATACCAAAAACCAAAAACGAAAAACCAAAAACGGTTTCTAAATCTCGCCTTCTTGCTCCATTTTGGCCAAGGCCTCGAAGCGGATGTCCATGCCCAGGATGCCCTGGATTTCATCATTGTCGTTGCGCACCGGCACGCTCACAGTGATGCACAGGGCGCCGGTAAACCGGGAAGTATAGAAGTCCGAGACGAAGCTTTTGCCGGTCTTGATGGGTTCAATAAACCAAGAGCGGTTGGATAGATCCTCGTCCAGCTTCATTTCGGCGTACTTGGCCCGGTCGACGATGTGGGTGATATTTTTGGTAATCTTGCGACCGTCCAGGTTGACCACGTACATGAACTGAATGAAGGGGAAATTGTCCAGGGCCTTCTGGAGGATGGGCTCCATGCGGGCCGGGTCCATGGACCGGATGTCGTCGGACACCGCCAGATCGGCCGCCAGGTGGGCCGCCAGCTTGTAAGTCTTTTGTTTGAGTTCGTCGAACTCGGAGACAAAAAGCTCGGAGAGGTAGCGGCGGGCCATATTCTCCATCTCATCGTCGGAGATGGAAGTGCAGCGGCCGAATTCATACATTTCCATGATCTTCTTAAAGATCTTGGCCACTCCGGGGTGGTTCTTGTCTACCGCCCGTTCTCCTTCCAGCTTGAGCCGGGTGTTGAGCCAGTGGACGATGCCGGCCTTACCGGATTTGTCGGTAATGGTGATCCGGATGGGACGGTTCAGGATCTTGCCGGTGTCGAAGGCATTGTAGATTTCTTCGTTTTTGAGGAGCCCGTCGGCATGGATCCCGGCACTGGTGTTGTTGAAATTTTTCCCCACAAAGGGATAACTTGCCGGAATGGGATAATGCAGCTCCCGCTCGAAATACTCGGCGATTTCCGAGATCACGGTGGTTTCAATACCGTCGGTGGTGCCCCTCAGAGAGATATACTCCATGAGCATGCCCTCGATGGGGGCGTTGCCGGTGCGTTCGCCGAACCCCAGCAGGGCGCCGTTCACCGCGCCGCAGCCGTAGAGCCAGGCGGTGACGCTGTTGACCAGGACTTTGTGGAAGTCGTTGTGGCCATGCCACTCCAGGAGATGGCCCGGCACCCCTGCGTCTTCAATCATGGCCCGCACCAGCCGGGACACGCTCCGGGGCAAAGCGGCGCCGCTGTAAGGCACGCCGTAGCCCATGGTGTCGCAGAGGCGGAGCTTGATATCGATGCCGGACTCTTGCCGGAGTTTCATCAATTCGATGGCAAAGGGCACGCAGAAACCATAGATGTCGGCCCGGGTAACATCTTCCATGTGGCACCGAGGCTTAATACCCATATCCAGGGCGGCTTTGACGATGGCCAGGTAGTCCTCCATGGCCTTTTTCCGGTCCCATTTGAGCTTCAGGAAGATGTGGTAATCGGACACCGAGGTGAGGATGCCGGTCTCGATCAAACCCATCTCCTGGACCAGGGCCAGGTCCGAGGCGTTGGCCCGAATCCAGCCGGTGATCTCGGGGAACTCGTAGCCCCGCTCCCGGCATTTCTGCACGGCCTCTTTGTCTTTGGCGCTGTAGAGGAAAAACTCGCTCTGGCGCACGATGCCCTTGGGGCCCGACAAGCGGTGGAGCAGGTCGAAGATATCGACGATCTGGCGCACCGTGTAGGGAGGCCGGGCCTGCTGCCCATCCCGGAAGGTGGTGTCGGTGAGCAACATCTGTTTCGGGGGCGCGGGCACGACGAATTTGTAATCGAAGTCGATGCGGGCTACTTCGGTATACGGGAAGATGTTCCGCATCAGGTTGGGCTCTTCCACCTCCTGCAATTTGTGGTGCCAAAAGGTGGTGTGCTCATGGTCCAATAACCGGCGATCTTTGTTCCAGCGAGACATAATGTGCCATCCGTTTGTATTAGCTTTCAGCTTTCGGCTATCAGCCGTCAGCTTGATGCCATTAATTTAATTTTGCAATTTTACCTGGGGCGGGTTTGAAACCCGCCCCTACAGGCTATTTTTCTACTCTCAGACCTAGCTCCAGCAGTTGTTCCAGGGCCACCGGGGACGGGGCCTTGGTCACCAGGCAGGCGGCTTTCTGGGTTTTGGGAAAGGCGATGACTTCCCGGATGGATTTGGCGCCGCAGAGGATAGCCACCAGGCGGTCGAAGCCGAAGGCCACGCCTCCGTGGGGCGGCGCGCCGTATTCCAGGGCCTCCAGAAGAAAGCCAAATTTTTCCTCGGCTTCATCAACGCCGATTTTCAGTGCCTGAAAGACCTGTTGCTGGATATCCCGGCGGTTGATGCGGATGCTGCCGCCGCCGATCTCAGTGCCGTTGAGCACCAGGTCGTAGGCCCGGGCGCGGACCTGCCCCGGGTCGGTCTCAAGCAGGGCCAGGTCTTCTTCCTTGGGGGCCGTAAAGGGGTGGTGCATGGCCGAAAAGCGCCCCGCCTCGTTGTCGTACTCCAGCATGGGGAAGTCGGTGACCCACACCAGGTTGAAGGTATCTTCGGGGATGAGACTTTCTTTCTCCGCCAGATGGAGCCGCACCTGACCCATGGCGGTTGAAGCCACCAGTGGGACGTCCGCCACAAAGAGGAGCAGGTCGCCCTCCTGGGCTTCCAGGCGCCCGTTGATGGCCGCCCTGGCCCCTGCGGGGAAAAATTTAGACAGAGGCGACTGCCAGGCCCCATCACTCTGGATTTTTACCCAGGCCAGGCCCCGGGCCCCGTAGACGCCGGCGAGGTCGATGAGTCCGTCCAGGTCCTTGCGGGAAAGTTTACTTAGCCCCGGGCCGTTTAAGGCCTTGACGATGCCGCCCTGGTCCACCACCTCCCGGAACTGGCGGAACTCCGAATCCATAACCAAGTCGGTGATATCCTTGAGCTCCAGCCCAAAGCGCGTGTCCGGACGATCCAGCCCAAAGCGGTCCAGGCATTCCTGGTAGGTCAGGCGGGGAAAGGGCGGCGCCAGGTCCAGGCCTTTGAGTTCCCGGAACAGGGCCACCATGAGCCCTTCCACCACGTGCATGATGTCCGCTTCGGTGATGAAGGCCATCTCCACGTCGATCTGGGTGAACTCGGGCTGGCGGTCGGCCCGCAAGTCTTCATCCCGGAAACACCGGCACAACTGATAATAGCGGTCGAGCCCGGCCATCATCAGAAGCTGCTTGAAGAGCTGGGGCGACTGGGGCAGGGCGAAGAACTGTCCCGGCTGCACCCGGCTGGGCACCAGGTAATCCCGGGCTCCCTCCGGGGTGCTTTTGGTGAGGATCGGGGTCTCCACCTCGATGAAGCCCTGGCCGTTGAGAAACTGGCGGGTGACCTGAGCGGCCCGGTGCCGGAAGAGGATGTTCTTCATGACGCTGGGGCGCCTGAGGTCCAGGTAGCGGTACTTCAGCCGCAGGGCCTCAGAGATGTCGACCCGGTAGTCTTCCAGCTCGAAGGGTGGGGTCTTGGAGGAGTTTAAGATGCGTAACTCTTCAACCAGGACCTCGATCTCTCCGGTAAGCAGATTGGGGTTGATCATGTCCGCGGGCCTGAGGTTCACCAGGCCCCGCACTGCGATGACGTACTCATCCCGGAGCACCCCGGCCTTGATGTGGGTATCGGGATTGACCTCAGGACTAAAGACCACCTGGGTCAGTCCTTCCCGGTCCCTCAAGTCCACGAAGATGAGGCCGCCGTGGTCCCGCCGACGCTGCACCCAGCCCATGAGCACCACTTCCACGCCGTTGTCCGCGGCAGTGAGCGCGTTGCAGGAATGAGTGCGTTTTAGCCCTTCGAGCGAATCAAACACGTTGGGTTCCCTCTTTTCCCAGACTTCAAGGTCATATAGGGCGTGCCGTGCACGCCGAATTACTTAAAGATTACTTGCGTCGGAGTTGATTTTTTTAAGCAAATATTCGACCAGGCCCTCAAAGGGGACTTGCTCCTGCTCGGCCGGGGACCGGCCGCCGCCTTGGGCGGCAATTTTGCGCATGGGGCGGACCTGGGCCGCGCCCGTTTCCAGTTCTTTGTCTCCCAGGATGACCACGTAAGTTGCGTTTAAGCGATCGGCCAGAGTCATCTGGGCCTTCAGCGACCGGCCATCGAAATCCATTTCCCCGGCCAGGTTTTTCCGGCGCAACTCTTCGACCAGGGTGAAGGCCCGATCCCGGGCGAGCTCTCCCAGGGCCGCGACAAAGACGCGATTTTGTTGGTCGGCGCCCAAATCCTGGGGCAGCACTTCCAAGAGGCGGTCCTGGCCGATGGCAAAGCCGATGGCGGGGAGGTCGGGGCCGCCCAATTCCTTGGCCAGGCCGTTGTAGCGCCCGCCGCCGGCCACCGCGTCCTGGGCCCCCAACCCTAAGGCCACCACTTCAAAGGCGGTGCGGGTGTAGTAGTCCAGGCCCCGGACCAGCCTGGGCTGGACCTCATAGGCCACGTTGAACCGGTCCAGCAACTCCTGCACCCGGGCAAAGTGGGCGGCGCAGTCGGGGCAAAGATAATCTTTGATCACCGGGGCGTTGTGTAAAATCTCCTGGCAGTGAACGCTCTTGCAGTCCAGCACCCGCAAAGGGTTAGTGGTGCGGCGGCGCAGGCAGTCATCGCAGAGGCCTTCCCGGTTGATCAAGAACAGCCCCAGGGCCGCCTTGAACTTGACCTGGCATTCGGGGCAGCCCAGGGAATTGATGAGCAGGCGCATCTCGCCTAAGAGCAGGCGCTTGAGGATATGGAGCAGGAGCAGGATGACTTCCACGTCCAGCTCAGGCGCGTCCACGCCGTAGGCCTCGCAGTTGATCTGGTAAAACTGGCGGAAGCGGCCTTTTTGAGGCCGTTCGTAGCGAAACATCGGCCCCATGGTATAAAGCTTCTTGACCCCGGCGTCCTTTTCCAGGCGATTTTCCAGCACCGCCCGGAGCACCGAGGCGGTGGCTTCGGGACGGAGCGTCAGGGAATCGCCCTTGCGGTCCGGGAAGGTGTACATTTCCTTGGCCACGATGTCGGTTTCTTCCCCGATGGAGCGGGAGAAAAGCTCGGTGCGCTCCAGCAGCGGCAGACGGATCTCGCGGTAGCCGTAGAGGTCGAAGACCTCGCGAGCTACGGATTCAACCCACTGCCACCGGACGGTGTCCGGCGGCAGGATGTCCCGCATGCCGCGAATTGCTTTGATCATGGCCGATTATCCTTGAAAAACCCTTAAAAGAATAAAAATAACCTTTAGGAGGCTGGGCTGTCAAGGTGATTTAGGGGAAGAGGGCGCAGTGCGGTGCACGGCAAATCCGCCTCAAATGATCGATCGGCTGATAAATTAAACTTTTCCCTTATATCAATCCGTGTTAAAAAATTAAGCAGAGGGCTAATGCCATGGTAAAGTTTTCTACTGCGGAAGCCAGAGAAAAATTGGGCCAGATTATTGACAAGGCCGCAGTCGACAAAGAGAGAATCATCCTTACCCGCCGGGGCAAGGAATTGGCAGCCCTGGTCCCCATGGAAGATATGAGATTTCTCGAAGAACTGGAAGATCGCTTGGACTTGGAAGAAGCCCGGGCCGCTTTGGCAGAAGCCAAAGCTGACCCCGAACGCCCGATTCCCTGGGAAAGGCTCAAGGCCGAACTGGGCCTGTAATGGCTGGGTCATCTTATCGGCTGGAATTTTCAGCCAAGGCCGCGCGACAATTTAAAACTCTCCCCCTGCAGGTTCAGAAGTTACTCCAGCCACACCTCGAGGCATTGACGGAAAATCCGCGCTTTCAGGGGGTGACCAAACTGGTGGAATACGAAAGCCTTTACCGGTTTCGCGCTGGAGACCACCGCATTTTTTTTGAAATTCAGAAATCGAGTGGAGTCATATTAGTAGTGAAGGTGGGCCACCGCAGGGAGATTTACCGGAAATAAGTTGACACAGAATAAGCCGCGGGTTAATTTTATCTGCAAGAAAAGAAGTTCCCAGGCAATCCGGAACCCGGTGTGAATCCGGGGCGGTCCCGCCGCTGTAATCGGGGACGGAAGACGTTAAGGCAATTGCCGGCCACTGTCGGAGACTTATAATAACTTCCGGTGGGAAGGCTGACGTTCTCCGGCTGATCCGAGAGCCAGAAGACCTGCCTGGTGGATAAGTAAATTGAGGCTACTCCTGATGGTAAAGGGAGTTCCATCCGAAGGGATGGGACTCTTTTTTTATTTTGGGCTCGGGGTTCCATTTAATCCCCCCTAACCCCCCTTTAGAAAAGGGGGGGAATGAGGAAGGCGGACACCTGGGACCGCATACAGAACAGAGCACAGGCGGGACGCCTGTGCCACCAACCAGCTTTCACCCCGGCGGCCGTCGAGCAATCCGGCCCGGCCGGCAAACCACACGAGGAAGGAGGACAATATATTATGGCAAAATCAGAGAGTAGTAAGGTGAAACCCATCAGCATCCGTTATACCTGCGCACCCAACGGGGACCAGGTGGGCCTGTCCCATTACCTGATGGCCGACGCTAAAAAGGCTAAGTAGGTATGGCCCAGGAAGTTTCACCTCTGTGGGGTCCGGCGGGAGTCCCGGTGAATGCCGGGGCCGGGCCCCATTTCGACGTTTTGGAGATCGGCCATGAGGATTTCGTGGCCCTGATCAACGCGGACACCGCCTTCTGGGTGCTGGCGCCCCGGGACCAGGCCCTGGAGTATCTGTTGGGGACCGAATTGCCCCAGGTTTTTCTGGAAAAAGAAACCAGCCTGGCCAAGGACCTGAACAACGTGCGCTTCGGGCTCTTGCCGTCCGCGGTCTATTTCAACCCTACCGAGCGCTGCAATATGAACTGCGGCTACTGCTACCTGCCCCAGGAGGCCCGGAGAAGCGGGGAGCATATGGACCCGGCGCGGCTGATGGAATCGCTCAAGCTGCTGAAGGATTTCTTCGTGTCCACCCTGCCGGAGGGGGCGCGGCCCCAGTTAGTGTTCCACGGCAGCGAACCGCTTTTGGCCAAAGACGCGGTCTTTGCCGGGATCGAGGCTTACGGCGACTACTTCCGGTTCGGGGTGCAGACCAACGCCACCCTGCTGGATAAAGAGGCCAAAGATTTCCTGGTGGCCCACAACGTCGGTATCGGGCTGAGCCTGGACGGGCCGCGGCCTGAAGTGGCGGATCGCACCCGGCACACCTGGGGCGGCGCCAGCGTCTTCGCCGAGACCGTGAAGGTGTTGGAAGAGCTGGTGGATTACCCCGGCCTTAACGTCATCACCACGGTGACCCGGGAAAACGTGCGGGATCTGCCGGAGTTGGTGGAGTTTTTCCATGCTAAGGGCGTGGGCAATGCGCTTTTAAACCCGGTGCGGGGCACCCAGTTGGGGGGCCGGAATTTGATGCCGGACCAGGCGGAATTGGCTCACTACTTTTTTAAGGCTCTGGACCGGGCCTATGAGCTAGGCCAGGAGACGGGGAAGAAGCTGGTGATCGGCAACTTCGCCAACCTGCTCTTGGGGCTGGTGGCCCCCGGAGCCCGGCGGCTCATGTGCGACATCAGCCCCTGCGGCGGCGGGCGCTGC
This sequence is a window from Desulfobaccales bacterium. Protein-coding genes within it:
- a CDS encoding cache domain-containing protein, encoding MSRWNKDRRLLDHEHTTFWHHKLQEVEEPNLMRNIFPYTEVARIDFDYKFVVPAPPKQMLLTDTTFRDGQQARPPYTVRQIVDIFDLLHRLSGPKGIVRQSEFFLYSAKDKEAVQKCRERGYEFPEITGWIRANASDLALVQEMGLIETGILTSVSDYHIFLKLKWDRKKAMEDYLAIVKAALDMGIKPRCHMEDVTRADIYGFCVPFAIELMKLRQESGIDIKLRLCDTMGYGVPYSGAALPRSVSRLVRAMIEDAGVPGHLLEWHGHNDFHKVLVNSVTAWLYGCGAVNGALLGFGERTGNAPIEGMLMEYISLRGTTDGIETTVISEIAEYFERELHYPIPASYPFVGKNFNNTSAGIHADGLLKNEEIYNAFDTGKILNRPIRITITDKSGKAGIVHWLNTRLKLEGERAVDKNHPGVAKIFKKIMEMYEFGRCTSISDDEMENMARRYLSELFVSEFDELKQKTYKLAAHLAADLAVSDDIRSMDPARMEPILQKALDNFPFIQFMYVVNLDGRKITKNITHIVDRAKYAEMKLDEDLSNRSWFIEPIKTGKSFVSDFYTSRFTGALCITVSVPVRNDNDEIQGILGMDIRFEALAKMEQEGEI
- the aspS gene encoding aspartate--tRNA ligase, with the protein product MFDSLEGLKRTHSCNALTAADNGVEVVLMGWVQRRRDHGGLIFVDLRDREGLTQVVFSPEVNPDTHIKAGVLRDEYVIAVRGLVNLRPADMINPNLLTGEIEVLVEELRILNSSKTPPFELEDYRVDISEALRLKYRYLDLRRPSVMKNILFRHRAAQVTRQFLNGQGFIEVETPILTKSTPEGARDYLVPSRVQPGQFFALPQSPQLFKQLLMMAGLDRYYQLCRCFRDEDLRADRQPEFTQIDVEMAFITEADIMHVVEGLMVALFRELKGLDLAPPFPRLTYQECLDRFGLDRPDTRFGLELKDITDLVMDSEFRQFREVVDQGGIVKALNGPGLSKLSRKDLDGLIDLAGVYGARGLAWVKIQSDGAWQSPLSKFFPAGARAAINGRLEAQEGDLLLFVADVPLVASTAMGQVRLHLAEKESLIPEDTFNLVWVTDFPMLEYDNEAGRFSAMHHPFTAPKEEDLALLETDPGQVRARAYDLVLNGTEIGGGSIRINRRDIQQQVFQALKIGVDEAEEKFGFLLEALEYGAPPHGGVAFGFDRLVAILCGAKSIREVIAFPKTQKAACLVTKAPSPVALEQLLELGLRVEK
- the hisS gene encoding histidine--tRNA ligase, translating into MIKAIRGMRDILPPDTVRWQWVESVAREVFDLYGYREIRLPLLERTELFSRSIGEETDIVAKEMYTFPDRKGDSLTLRPEATASVLRAVLENRLEKDAGVKKLYTMGPMFRYERPQKGRFRQFYQINCEAYGVDAPELDVEVILLLLHILKRLLLGEMRLLINSLGCPECQVKFKAALGLFLINREGLCDDCLRRRTTNPLRVLDCKSVHCQEILHNAPVIKDYLCPDCAAHFARVQELLDRFNVAYEVQPRLVRGLDYYTRTAFEVVALGLGAQDAVAGGGRYNGLAKELGGPDLPAIGFAIGQDRLLEVLPQDLGADQQNRVFVAALGELARDRAFTLVEELRRKNLAGEMDFDGRSLKAQMTLADRLNATYVVILGDKELETGAAQVRPMRKIAAQGGGRSPAEQEQVPFEGLVEYLLKKINSDASNL
- a CDS encoding type II toxin-antitoxin system Phd/YefM family antitoxin, coding for MVKFSTAEAREKLGQIIDKAAVDKERIILTRRGKELAALVPMEDMRFLEELEDRLDLEEARAALAEAKADPERPIPWERLKAELGL
- the cbpB gene encoding peptide-modifying radical SAM enzyme CbpB — its product is MAQEVSPLWGPAGVPVNAGAGPHFDVLEIGHEDFVALINADTAFWVLAPRDQALEYLLGTELPQVFLEKETSLAKDLNNVRFGLLPSAVYFNPTERCNMNCGYCYLPQEARRSGEHMDPARLMESLKLLKDFFVSTLPEGARPQLVFHGSEPLLAKDAVFAGIEAYGDYFRFGVQTNATLLDKEAKDFLVAHNVGIGLSLDGPRPEVADRTRHTWGGASVFAETVKVLEELVDYPGLNVITTVTRENVRDLPELVEFFHAKGVGNALLNPVRGTQLGGRNLMPDQAELAHYFFKALDRAYELGQETGKKLVIGNFANLLLGLVAPGARRLMCDISPCGGGRCFFAVGAKGEVAPCSEFLGLPEFHGGNLWETPLPELLKTKPFMDVTTRVAEGFAPCNRCAVRHFCGAPCPAEVYAINGKLSAPAPLCDFYTAQAQYAFRVIAQGRLDDYLWDGWRDGLEEIVVM